Genomic window (Spirosoma sp. KCTC 42546):
GCGCCCTCAGCCGTTATGAATCCCGGATAGGGTAGATAAGCGGAGTTTGTCCACTCCCAACGCGAACCCCAATTAAGTTGATCAGCTCCTGAATCCACGGCGGCCGAGTCCACGGCGGCAACTTCCCATTCAAATTCGGTGGGCAGTCGCATACCCCGCCAACGAGCGTAGGCATCTGCTTCGTAGTAGCTAATATGGCAAACGGGAGCAGCTAGGTCGACGGGTTGGAGTCCACCAAATGTATAATTCCACCACTCGCCATCAATCTGATGCCAGTATAAAGGAGACTTAATAGTGTTGATGTTCACCCATGCCCACCCATCCGACAGCCAGTGTCGAAAGTTCTGATAAGCACCGGCTTTAATAAACTCCAGGTATTCCCCATTTGTGACCAAATTTCCAGCCAGCGTAGTTTCGTTCAGATAGACCTTATGTCGGCCCAGTTCATTATCGAAGCAGAACGATTCAGGGTTGTCTGCTGGACTCGAAGATGAGGGATAGCCAACCCAATAGACGCCTTCCCTAACTACAATTGACGGGTTGAGCGTTTGCACTTGATGCTCAAAAATGGGCATCTCAATAGCTGGCAACAACGGATTATTGCCCAGAATGTACTTTATATCAGTAATGAGCAACTCCTGATGTTGCTGCTCGTGATTCAGACCCAACACAATGAGTGTCTGAAGGTCGGGAGGCAGATTGGTGGTGTTTAAGAAGTGGCTCATGTGCTCATCTACATAAGCACGATAGGCATATACGCCTGACACCGTCGGGCGGCTCAGGTTACCCCGATCTGTTCGCAGTACCCGCTTCCCAACCGTTTCGTAGTAGCTATTGAATACATAACTGAAATCATCGTGAAATGTACGATAACCGTGTGCGTTTGGGACTAGAATAAATGTTTCCCAGAACCAGGTTGTATGCCCCAGATGCCATTTAGGCGGACTAACATCAACAACGGGCTGCACAACATAGTCTTCTGTTTCAAGCCCTTTGCAAATGGTTTCAGAATGTGCCCTTACCCGAAGGTATTGTTCTGTAAATGTCTGTTCAGCAATCATTCAGAGGCTTATTGTTTACGGTATTAGGTTCACGGTGTGGGGCACATCAGTTGCTCGGCAAATCCTCCGTTGCGGTCAGCCACCGTAAACCTTATATCGTAAACCGAATACCATTCTCCTTGTTCAATACCCGGCCATTTGCTCATCAACGAAGCACCAGAGCCACCGTTCGCCAGGCTCTGACGAGATCACAACCGGATGCTCGCTAGCCAGAAAATGTTTCGTTGCGTGTTTGTTGGGCGATGAATCGCAGCAGAGCGTTGTCCCGCAGGTTTGGCAGGTCCGTAAGTGTACCCATGAGTCGCCGGTTTTGATGCACTCTTCACATACGTATTCGCGAGCGGTGCGGATTTCCGTCAGAGAAGCCAGGTGGTCGCAGATAGTTTTTTTGAGCATGGGATAGGGGGTTATAGGGTATGGTATAGCTGACGCAAAAGCAATATATCATACACCTTATATCATACATCCGTTAAAATTCTGCCAGGTATTTATGCACAAAGCTCACAGCCATGGCACCCTCCCCTACGGCTGAAGCTACGCGATTCATGGCACCAGCGCGTACATCGCCAGCGGCAAAAATGCCTGCGCTGCATGTTTCGAGCAGGTATGGCTCCCGGTCATGTTTCCAAACCTGTTTAAAATCAGCGTAACGAGCCAGATCACGCCCAGTGGCAATAAACCCTTTGGGATCTTTAATGATGTTCATCTCGATCCAGTCGGTGAAGGGTTTTGTACCGATGAAAATGAATAATCCAGCCGCCTTCACCGTCCGACGTTCGTGCGAATCCATATTTTCCAGCACCAGACATTCTAACTGTTCGTTACCCAACCCCTCAACCACTTCAGTACAGCCTAGGAGGGTAATGTTTGGAGTCCGGTTGATCTGGTCAATAAGATACTGCGACATAGTTTCGGACAAATCGGGCCGACGCACGCAAATAAACACCTCGGACGCAGTTCTGGACAGATACATAGCACCCTGGCCCGCGGAATTACCCCCGCCAACAATATAAACCGGCTTCCCTTTAAAGGCATAGGCTTCAGTAGTAGCAGCTCCGTAATAAACGCCAGCCCCCGTAAACTTATCGAGGCTTTCGTTCTCCAGTTTGTGGTACGCTACACCCGTGCTCAACACGATGGCCCGCGCAACTACCTCGCTGTCGTCAGACATTTTTATGTGCTTGTACTGTCCCTGCGATTTAATCGATACCACCTCCTGAGGAGCCAGAAACTCGACGCCAAATCGTTGTGCCTGGGTAATGGCACGTCGGGTGAGGTCGGCACCGCTCAGGCCGTTAGGAAAGCCAAGATAATTTTCAATCCGCGAACTCGTACCCGCCTGCCCACCGGGCGCACGTTTATCGACCAGAATAGTTTTTAAGCCTTCGGAACCCCCATAAACGGCAGCGGCCAGTCCGGCGGGGCCAGCCCCAATAATAGCCAGATCGTACAAATCCTGGGACGCTTTGGGTTGTAACCCCAATTTGCCACCCAGTTCAGCAATGGTTGGCTGCGTCAGTATTGAGCCATCGTCAAGAACAACAACGGGTAAATCAGTTCGGCTTAGACCGTGTAAGTCAATCAGTTCCTGCGCCTGAGGGTCGTTTTCAATGTCGAGCCACTGATACGGGAACAGGTTACCCGACAGGAAATCCTTTAACTCATGCGACTGCGAGGAAAACTGGTAACCCACTAGTTTTAATCCGTCAAAAGCGGGTCGATAGTCAGAAAACCAGTCGCCGAGCAGATCGTCCAGAACGGGGTAGAGTTTTTCTTCGGGCGGGTCCCAGGGCTTGGCAATGTAGTAATCTAACTGAACCTCATTAATGGCCCGCACAGCCGCATCGGTATCCGAATACGCGGTGAGCAACGTTCGTTTGGCATTCGGGAACCACTTACGAGCCTGGATCAGAAACTCAACGCCCGTCATATCCGGCATTCGCTGATCGGATAGAAACAGGGCTACTTCTTCTCCCCGTTTCTTCAACTCAGGCAGTGAATCAAGCGCTTCCCGAGCCGAACTGGTGGCCATAATCCGGTATTTTTTTCGATACTGCTTGCGCAAATCCTGCTGGATGGCCTGCAATACCTGAGGGTCGTCGTCAATAGCAAAAATGATAGGAAGGCGCATAGTATTTAATGTAAAATGAATAATGAATAATGATAAATGAGGCATTCATGGAAGGCAGAATCATTATGCATTTTCCATTATGCATTGTACATTATCATTCGACTGGTAAACAAATACTAAACTCTGTCCGGCCGGGTTCCGACTGGACTTTGATGGAGCCATTATGGTGTTTTATAACGCCCTGCACAATATCGAGGCCGAGGCCGGTACCTTTGCCAATCTCCTTGGTTGTAAAAAAGGGCTCGAATATTTTATCCTGAATATCCTTCGGAATACCCGTTCCGTTGTCAATTACTTTGGTCAACACAAACTCCATGTGCTCCTCCGATCGGCGATCCACCTGGCTACTAATTTCCAGTTGACCGCCATCGGGCAGGGCATCAATGGCGTTGTCGAACAGGTTGGTCCAGACCTGGTTCAGTTCGCCCGGCCAGCCACAAACAGCAGGCAGATCATCGGGCAGATTGAGTTTTACGCCAATGTGCTTACTCTTAACTTTATGATCTAACAGGATAAGCGTATTACGAATACCCTCTGCCAGTTGAATACGCTCTTTTCCCACACCCCGATCCATATGGGTGTAGTTTTTTATCGAATTGACCAGTGTTGAGATTCGTTTGGATGCCTCGCTAATATCCAGCACCAAATTTTCCGTTACCAGATTATTAACCAACCAACTAATCACACCGGCCAGATTATCATCCCCAATTTTTTCCAGAATCCAGTCCAGATCAGCTACGGTAAAACAGTACTCAACCAATGGTCCGGCCAGATCTACGGAATCATCAACTCCATGATCGTCGAGCCAGTCGGTAAGGTCATCTTCAAGACTACTCCGCTCAAGCAGGGTTAGTGGTTTTGCCGCACCCTTTGCCAGACACTGATCTAATTTCCCAAAAAATACGGTATTTACGGAGTCTACCTGTTCATCGGTCAGCTTGAGATGCATGATGGTTTTAAAGGCCTCAGGCGTAGCCCGCATATGCGTTTTCAGCGTATCGGCAGATCGTACGACGGCGGCTACCGGGTTGTTCAGTTCATGCGCCAACCCGGCCGATAAACGCCCAAGTGACGCCATTTTCTCGTTCTGCTGCGTCAGCTTGGTAAAATCCCGAATGCGGGTGTTCATTTGATGAACAAACGTTTCGGTGAGTTCATAACAACTATGAATCAGATCAGGCAGGTGATCGCGGTGAAGCCGGAGTACATGGGTGGTCCGCTCCGCCATCATCCGATTCGGGATGCTTTTCATCCTTGAAAACGGCAGAACACCCAGAATAGAGTGGTCCTCATAGGTGATTAACTCGTCACCCATACCATTGGAGCCCGATTCGATCCGAATACGCCCTTCCAGCAATAATACCAGATAATCAACGGGTTCATTCGGTTTATAAATAACCGTTTCGGCAGGAAAACTAACTTCTTCAGACCGATCAATAAGCCACTGAAGCTGTTGATCAGGTACCTCAGCTAATGCCGGAAACTGCCGCAGGGTTTCTAGTAAATTCATTGGGAAGAGAGGATTAACTACCAAAAAGGTAACGAATTGTTCGGACGATTGGTTACAGAATTGACTGATTGGCTAATAACTTCCCAAAAGTTCAATACTTTCGGGAGGCTGAACATTCTACTTTCTCATGCGACCTATTCTTGTCTTACTTTGTGTCCTGGCGTTTGCTTTCCGTGGTCCTGACCGGCCTGCCTACCGCCTGTATACGCAAAACCTAAAATCGACCACCTACGCCAAATTACTTCGTCAGGCTACCGAGGCCGATGTGGTATTTTTTGGCGAACTGCATAATGACCCCATTTGCCACTGGCTTGAACTCCAGCTCACCAAAGATTTACAGGCCGCAAAAAAAGGCAATCTGGTTCTCGGTGCAGAGATGTTCGAGTCAGACAATCAAACTGCCCTGAGCGATTACGTACAGGGAAAAACCACGGCGAAAGAACTGGCTACACAAGCTCGCCTGTGGCCCAACTTCACGACCGACTATAAGCCCATTGCCGATTTCGCCCGCGAGCAACATATTCCGTTTATTGCCACGAATGTACCGCGTCGATACGCTCGACTAGTATCTCGTCAGGGGTTATCCGCCCTTGATACGATTTCTGCCGAAGCGAAGCGTCAGGTGGCTCCCCTGCCGCTAACCGTCGACCTGACCCTACCTGGCTACAAAGCCATGATGGACATGATGAGCTCGCCAGCACCAAGCAGCAGTACAACGACCAGTGGAACAAGCACTTCTACTACGGCAAATCTACACGGAACAACCAGCGACATGACGGCCAATTTTGCCCGCGCCCAGGCCATAAAAGACGCTACGATGGCTTATTTTATTCAGCAAAACCTGAAACCGGGCCAAACGCTCCTGCACTTCAATGGCGATTATCACTCTAAAAACTTTGAAGGAATCGTCTGGTATCTGCGCCAGCAACAATCCACCGGAGCTACCCGACCGCTCAAAATTCTGACGCTATCTTCGGTGGAAGTATCGGACATTGATAACCCCGCCAGTGAGAACCGGAATCTGGCCGACTTCGTGCTGGCCATCCCTACCGACATGACGAAAACGTATTGATAGTGGCGTTAAATAAGTTTTAAGGAAAATTTTATTTGTTTACGGTTTATGGTATTCAGTCTACGGTTGGCTGACGCATATGTTCTTACGCGTCAGCCAACCGTAGACTGAATACCATAAACCGTAAACTATTCATGCTTAAAGACTTATTCAACCTTTCTGGCAAAAACGCTCTGGTGACTGGCTCCAGTCAGGGTATTGGTCAGGCGATAGCAATGGCCCTGGCCGAATTTGGCGCGACGGTGCTCATACATAACCGACACGGTGATGAAGAGGCTCAACTGGTAGCCAACCAGATTCGACAACAAGGGGGTAAAAGTGCGGTAATTGGGGTTGATTTTAGCGAAGATGATGCTGTCGAATCCCTATATCGACAGGCAACTGAACCCTTTGGCCCCATCGATATTCTGGTGGCCAACGCGTCGGTACAGGTACCAAAAAAGTGG
Coding sequences:
- the egtB gene encoding ergothioneine biosynthesis protein EgtB, with protein sequence MIAEQTFTEQYLRVRAHSETICKGLETEDYVVQPVVDVSPPKWHLGHTTWFWETFILVPNAHGYRTFHDDFSYVFNSYYETVGKRVLRTDRGNLSRPTVSGVYAYRAYVDEHMSHFLNTTNLPPDLQTLIVLGLNHEQQHQELLITDIKYILGNNPLLPAIEMPIFEHQVQTLNPSIVVREGVYWVGYPSSSSPADNPESFCFDNELGRHKVYLNETTLAGNLVTNGEYLEFIKAGAYQNFRHWLSDGWAWVNINTIKSPLYWHQIDGEWWNYTFGGLQPVDLAAPVCHISYYEADAYARWRGMRLPTEFEWEVAAVDSAAVDSGADQLNWGSRWEWTNSAYLPYPGFITAEGAVGEYNGKFMSGQMVLRGASVATPEGHSRSTYRNFFQPDKRWQYTGIRLAK
- a CDS encoding UBP-type zinc finger domain-containing protein: MLKKTICDHLASLTEIRTAREYVCEECIKTGDSWVHLRTCQTCGTTLCCDSSPNKHATKHFLASEHPVVISSEPGERWLWCFVDEQMAGY
- a CDS encoding FAD-dependent oxidoreductase, with product MRLPIIFAIDDDPQVLQAIQQDLRKQYRKKYRIMATSSAREALDSLPELKKRGEEVALFLSDQRMPDMTGVEFLIQARKWFPNAKRTLLTAYSDTDAAVRAINEVQLDYYIAKPWDPPEEKLYPVLDDLLGDWFSDYRPAFDGLKLVGYQFSSQSHELKDFLSGNLFPYQWLDIENDPQAQELIDLHGLSRTDLPVVVLDDGSILTQPTIAELGGKLGLQPKASQDLYDLAIIGAGPAGLAAAVYGGSEGLKTILVDKRAPGGQAGTSSRIENYLGFPNGLSGADLTRRAITQAQRFGVEFLAPQEVVSIKSQGQYKHIKMSDDSEVVARAIVLSTGVAYHKLENESLDKFTGAGVYYGAATTEAYAFKGKPVYIVGGGNSAGQGAMYLSRTASEVFICVRRPDLSETMSQYLIDQINRTPNITLLGCTEVVEGLGNEQLECLVLENMDSHERRTVKAAGLFIFIGTKPFTDWIEMNIIKDPKGFIATGRDLARYADFKQVWKHDREPYLLETCSAGIFAAGDVRAGAMNRVASAVGEGAMAVSFVHKYLAEF
- a CDS encoding ATP-binding protein, which produces MNLLETLRQFPALAEVPDQQLQWLIDRSEEVSFPAETVIYKPNEPVDYLVLLLEGRIRIESGSNGMGDELITYEDHSILGVLPFSRMKSIPNRMMAERTTHVLRLHRDHLPDLIHSCYELTETFVHQMNTRIRDFTKLTQQNEKMASLGRLSAGLAHELNNPVAAVVRSADTLKTHMRATPEAFKTIMHLKLTDEQVDSVNTVFFGKLDQCLAKGAAKPLTLLERSSLEDDLTDWLDDHGVDDSVDLAGPLVEYCFTVADLDWILEKIGDDNLAGVISWLVNNLVTENLVLDISEASKRISTLVNSIKNYTHMDRGVGKERIQLAEGIRNTLILLDHKVKSKHIGVKLNLPDDLPAVCGWPGELNQVWTNLFDNAIDALPDGGQLEISSQVDRRSEEHMEFVLTKVIDNGTGIPKDIQDKIFEPFFTTKEIGKGTGLGLDIVQGVIKHHNGSIKVQSEPGRTEFSICLPVE
- a CDS encoding ChaN family lipoprotein; protein product: MRPILVLLCVLAFAFRGPDRPAYRLYTQNLKSTTYAKLLRQATEADVVFFGELHNDPICHWLELQLTKDLQAAKKGNLVLGAEMFESDNQTALSDYVQGKTTAKELATQARLWPNFTTDYKPIADFAREQHIPFIATNVPRRYARLVSRQGLSALDTISAEAKRQVAPLPLTVDLTLPGYKAMMDMMSSPAPSSSTTTSGTSTSTTANLHGTTSDMTANFARAQAIKDATMAYFIQQNLKPGQTLLHFNGDYHSKNFEGIVWYLRQQQSTGATRPLKILTLSSVEVSDIDNPASENRNLADFVLAIPTDMTKTY